From Flavobacterium sp. 102, a single genomic window includes:
- a CDS encoding chloride channel protein produces the protein MTAFSKDKKNFNSILIGKLIIASVLISVLSSFLAISLKHSTEYFENAFFLKAESNIIYLLILPTFGLAVIYFLRQYLFKKKANKGITEVFEATESKSKNLPLYKIPSHFINGLLTVAFGGSTGIEVSTVVATAAIGNTAQQKEKIFRKYKTELICAGITAGITILFSSPVAGILFSLEVIARKTNRVFFLTNVIALTVASALLLILNEGPLFNVIITTWHLYAIPYFILLGILAGLNSVYLTKTVLFFKSFFGKKLDRQKILFGGIILSVCLILFPQLYGDGYHALKEIFSHTNSILTPILTLIGILILKPIITSATLAAGGDGGVFAPSLFIGAFLGLFVATISNNFFQADVIPINFMVIGMAAVLSASIHAPFTALFLVCGMINNYTLFFPILLVCFVSKYISKMIFPFTVYTYSSANLK, from the coding sequence ATGACTGCATTTTCAAAAGACAAGAAAAACTTCAACTCCATTTTAATTGGAAAATTAATCATTGCTTCGGTTTTAATTAGTGTTCTTTCCTCTTTTTTAGCCATTTCTTTAAAACATTCCACGGAATATTTTGAGAATGCTTTCTTTTTAAAGGCTGAAAGCAATATTATTTATTTATTGATTTTACCAACATTCGGATTGGCGGTTATTTACTTTCTACGCCAATATTTATTCAAGAAAAAAGCCAATAAAGGCATTACCGAAGTTTTTGAAGCTACCGAATCAAAATCAAAGAATTTGCCGTTGTATAAAATTCCGTCACATTTTATCAACGGATTATTAACCGTTGCGTTTGGCGGCTCCACCGGAATTGAGGTTTCTACAGTTGTGGCAACTGCAGCAATTGGAAATACGGCACAGCAAAAAGAAAAGATTTTCAGAAAATACAAAACCGAGTTAATTTGCGCAGGAATCACGGCCGGAATCACCATTTTATTCAGCAGTCCAGTTGCCGGAATTTTGTTTTCCTTGGAAGTGATTGCCAGAAAGACAAATCGGGTTTTCTTTTTGACCAATGTCATAGCGTTAACAGTGGCTTCGGCTTTACTTTTAATACTGAATGAAGGTCCACTATTCAATGTTATCATTACTACTTGGCATTTGTATGCGATTCCATATTTCATTTTACTCGGCATTTTAGCCGGACTAAATTCGGTTTACTTAACTAAAACGGTGTTGTTTTTTAAATCCTTTTTTGGCAAAAAATTAGATAGACAGAAAATCCTATTTGGTGGCATTATTTTAAGTGTTTGTCTAATACTGTTTCCACAATTGTATGGCGATGGTTATCATGCTTTGAAAGAAATTTTCTCCCATACCAATTCAATACTAACTCCAATCTTAACCTTAATTGGCATCCTGATTTTAAAACCGATTATCACTTCAGCAACATTGGCTGCGGGTGGAGATGGTGGTGTTTTTGCACCGAGTTTGTTTATTGGTGCTTTTTTAGGATTGTTTGTTGCAACCATTTCCAATAATTTTTTCCAGGCCGATGTTATTCCTATAAACTTCATGGTTATCGGAATGGCAGCTGTTTTAAGTGCTAGTATTCATGCGCCTTTTACTGCCTTATTTCTGGTTTGTGGTATGATTAATAATTACACCCTATTCTTCCCTATTCTACTGGTTTGTTTTGTGTCTAAATATATTTCGAAAATGATTTTCCCATTTACAGTCTATACTTATTCATCAGCCAATTTAAAATAG
- a CDS encoding lmo0937 family membrane protein has protein sequence MQNLLYTIAVVLVILWFFGFLVFNIGSIIHILLLVAVIAILLRIIKGEEV, from the coding sequence ATGCAAAATTTATTATACACTATAGCCGTAGTACTTGTCATACTTTGGTTTTTTGGATTCCTGGTTTTTAATATTGGCTCCATCATTCATATACTGTTATTAGTTGCAGTAATAGCCATTTTGCTAAGAATCATTAAAGGAGAAGAAGTATAG
- the prfA gene encoding peptide chain release factor 1: MLERLQYVKQRFDEVSDLIIQPDIIADQKRYVQLNQEYKGLKALMEKRDEYVTLDANIKEANEILADGSDAEMVEMAKMQLDEAKDRLPELEEEIKFMLIPKDAEDAKNVMVEIRAGTGGDEASIFAGDLYRMYTKYCESRGWRTSVVDMNEGTSGGFKEVIFEVTGEDVYGTLKFEAGVHRVQRVPQTETQGRVHTSAATVMVLPEAEEFDVQIDMNDVRVDFFCSSGPGGQSVNTTKSAVRLTHIPSGLVAQCQDQKSQHKNKDKALEVLRSRLYEQELAKKQAEDATKRTSQVSSGDRSAKIRTYNYAQGRVTDHRIGLDVFDMDGVMNGKIQKFVDELQLVNNMEKLKESEVF, from the coding sequence ATGTTAGAGAGATTACAATATGTAAAACAACGTTTCGACGAAGTATCAGATTTGATTATTCAGCCTGATATTATCGCTGATCAAAAGCGTTATGTACAGTTAAATCAGGAATACAAAGGGTTAAAAGCGTTAATGGAAAAACGTGATGAATACGTTACGCTTGACGCCAATATAAAAGAAGCCAACGAAATTCTTGCTGATGGTTCAGATGCTGAAATGGTTGAAATGGCCAAGATGCAATTGGACGAAGCCAAAGATCGTTTACCTGAATTGGAAGAAGAAATCAAATTTATGTTGATTCCTAAAGATGCCGAAGATGCTAAAAACGTCATGGTGGAAATCCGTGCCGGAACCGGTGGTGATGAAGCCTCTATTTTTGCAGGAGATTTATACAGAATGTATACCAAATATTGCGAGTCTCGCGGTTGGAGAACTTCAGTAGTTGATATGAATGAAGGAACTTCTGGTGGTTTCAAAGAGGTGATTTTTGAAGTAACCGGAGAAGATGTTTATGGAACCTTGAAATTTGAAGCCGGTGTTCACCGTGTACAACGTGTGCCACAAACCGAAACACAAGGAAGAGTTCACACTTCTGCAGCGACGGTTATGGTTTTACCGGAGGCCGAAGAATTTGACGTGCAAATTGACATGAATGATGTTCGTGTAGATTTCTTCTGTTCGTCAGGACCAGGTGGACAATCAGTAAATACTACAAAATCGGCGGTTCGTTTAACGCACATTCCTTCCGGATTGGTAGCACAATGTCAGGATCAAAAATCACAGCATAAGAATAAAGACAAAGCCTTGGAGGTATTACGCTCTCGTTTATACGAACAAGAATTAGCTAAAAAGCAAGCCGAAGATGCTACCAAACGTACTTCTCAAGTAAGTTCGGGTGACCGTTCTGCTAAAATTCGTACCTATAACTATGCACAAGGTCGAGTAACCGATCACCGAATTGGGTTAGACGTTTTTGATATGGATGGTGTGATGAATGGGAAAATTCAAAAATTTGTTGACGAACTTCAATTGGTTAACAATATGGAGAAATTAAAAGAAAGTGAAGTTTTCTAA